The following are encoded in a window of Gasterosteus aculeatus chromosome 5, fGasAcu3.hap1.1, whole genome shotgun sequence genomic DNA:
- the LOC120819046 gene encoding protein kinase C and casein kinase substrate in neurons protein 3 isoform X2, translating to MASLPKEPPEDAKKQSFWMPGNYVRTVHRTEKSFQACNDIVACFTERAKVEKQYAQQLSQWSSKWKSIVDSRPLYGSLMRAWQCFFTSTERLSALHSSISQSLMVEEGGRVKTWQKEIFPKKILCGFRESHNNKTSFSRAQKPWSQKLMKLETARVAYHKSCQREQAALDKEKQANENTELSPEKKQKVTEAREKITEEKEKIRGRYEKLLEDATSYTPRYMEEMEAIFDEAQEEERKRISFLKQAFLSIHRHLDVTNDESVKAVYSELHHTLMSINEEDDLKWWKNNHGPGMPTDWPKIAEWVPPIKKLNRKKREQKQKRENRPVMIGGVKVRAMYDYVGEEGDELSFKAGEVFLKVEEEDDQGWCRGVLSGGKEGFYPANYVEVVE from the exons ATGGCGAGCCTTCCCAAAGAGCCGCCGGAGGATGCCAAGAAACAGAGCTTCTGGATG CCGGGGAACTACGTGCGCACGGTGCACCGAACCGAGAAGTCCTTCCAGGCCTGCAACGACATCGTGGCCTGTTTCACGGAGAGAGCGAAGGTGGAGAAGCAGTACGCCCAGCAGCTCAGCCAGTGGAGCAGCAAGTGGAAGTCCATAGTGGATTCCC GGCCACTTTACGGCTCGCTCATGAGGGCGTGGCAGTGCTTCTTCACCTCCACCGAGCGCCTGTCCGCCCTCCACTCCTCCATCTCCCAGTCCCTCATGGTGGAGGAAGGCGGCCGCGTTAAAACCTGGCAGAAGGAGATCTTTCCAAAGAAGATCTTGTGTGGCTTCAGGGAGAGCCACAACAACAAGACGAGTTTCTCCCGTGCGCAGAAGCCCTGGTCCCAAAAGCTGATGAAG CTGGAGACGGCCCGTGTCGCATATCACAAGTCCTGCCAGAGGGAGCAGGCAGCGCTCGACAAAGAAAAGCAAGCAAACGAAAACACTGAGTTGAGTCCGGAGAAAaagcagaaagtcacggaggCCAGAGAGAAGATCacggaagagaaggaaaag ATCAGAGGCCGCTATGAGAAGCTCCTGGAGGATGCGACTTCCTACACCCCTCGCTacatggaggagatggaagCCATTTTTGACGAGgcgcaggaagaggagaggaagaggatcaGCTTTCTGAAGCAggccttcctctccatccaccGGCATCTTGACGTCACCAACGACGAGAG TGTGAAGGCGGTGTACAGTGAGCTCCACCACACGCTGATGTCCATCAACGAGGAAGACGACCTGAAGTGGTGGAAGAACAACCACGGTCCCGGCATGCCCACCGACTGGCCAAAGATCGCT GAATGGGTCCCgccaataaaaaaactaaacagaaagaaaagagaacagaaacaaaaaagagaaaatcgtCC TGTGATGATCGGGGGCGTGAAGGTGCGAGCGATGTATGACTACGTGGGCGAGGAGGGCGATGAGCTGTCCTTCAAAGCAG GAGAAGTGTtcctgaaggtggaggaggaggacgaccaGGGGTGGTGTCGAGGAGTCctcagcggaggaaaagaaggcTTCTACCCAGCGAATTACGTCGAAGTTGTAGAGTGA
- the znf646 gene encoding zinc finger protein 646, whose protein sequence is MAVQDPGRTTGFPCKQCGMVCSNMPSLLEHMDAHLQEEEERKFKCDECGRGYRHAGSLANHKKTHEVGSFRCNICAKENSNALALKSHLRSHTYQKKYSCAECGKAFRLATQLTTHQRVHLARRVKDKSYRTVDMEYPTDEIENDPSEPSGSGRTSTENSPADEEMDAVYNPQFETSDGAATRPYRCDLCDKSYIHHRSLTNHKKTHQVGMFECTVCFKLFNNMAALYSHQRTHKTRSGADPDSMGGSYTSTPLDQFSPQSHEAPVNFCHLCQVLFPNDEEFQEHIQMHNSSSLSFGLHDTLSESHNRSYDNSIASPESNFYASPLNNIPSVSSIDNHGFDQRQELIRSNGQVYSDCTDNETPPFNSTQGEPPIIDTSILNPALMQNSDDALETEETSNEDSHERPFRCRVCGKSYRHSGSLINHKRSHQVGIYQCSICRKSYPHLAALKSHLRLHKAQSASVGLTAEGDWLSSEPLTHDSQQGCFSSQDEEEDGATTVLGMNPGNGVDRSNGALYREPFKQDFSQDVMHLPHNEHPMQRHMCADCGEIFADIAGIKSHSCPLLQQRHSTTSSDYDSNLNFQESNGHRFIGNPGSNVEFHGLNGSHDQSYFEQNFHDNMSIDQLNEGGDAEEEEAADDDDDGDLYQCSICRNNYTSMRALRGHLRGHTQSHGTPVSSGPSSMSSHEEMKDVEPGEMMICSTCGESFANRQDMIIHQVLHKKDQVDDVNHINTSDGGVSVGKEEAPSIICGSCGIFCTSYHHLENHGCTAERTVESTHREEGMKTNDGAGHEDASNSNKTLDRQYKCDQCGRSYRHAGSLLNHKKSHKTGVFRCLICQKRFYNLLALKNHQRSHFDIKRHTCHECGKAFKIQKQLLNHLRRHKENQAKIQDLNDQIQALMQMNGTKPDVGMQSVTSNARQALSSSRRCKQPRGARRGQARCETAVKSEDTGDPRPFACDQCGRTYRHAGSLVNHRNSHKTGEYYCSVCNNTYSNQLAMKNHLRTHFAYKKHSCQNCRKGFRGKKQLLAHVCGDLRRVGTRSRRGPKSRALKCNQCKQAFLSADLLTAHTCDGHSGSGDAQTDVAADKEERPFTCSICDRSYRHAGSLLNHKNTHKTGSFSCSFCSKPFTNPMALRNHTRIHTQKKKYACLTCGKAFRLASILHNHQRVHSRVASQFSCPACDKSFQGRSGLKRHRCRRGQENSPRAGVQQSERGDKCFMCDLCGRSYRHAGSLLNHKKTHSENLHHCTLCLQTFPDPLTLQIHSMMRRHCCPECGKTFCLVAHLQSHMEVHSKDQSVVCSPCQQSFPNAASYQQHQDTRHGDQDSFQPGAAEAEGVDVCWDSRRMNPTLGIDEMREQAPPPLSHVPGRVTNSQTSNEASGAEEKSHACEHCGRTYRHAGSLLNHKNSHKTGSFFCSVCQKEFTNLMALKNHRRIHTEPKRYQCLECGKAFRVSTQLICHRRIHTKEKPFACPLCDKSFSSKSNLRHHQKMHQNSQNYDSSFSTMDADSFMDLDMGSFL, encoded by the exons ATGGCAGTGCAAGATCCTGGCAGGACAACAGGTTTTCCTTGCAAACAATGTGGCATGGTGTGTTCCAATATGCCCAGCCTGCTCGAGCACATGGATGCGCAccttcaagaagaagaagaacgcaAATTTAAATGTGATGAATGCGGGCGCGGCTATAGGCACGCCGGTAGCCTAGCTAACCACAAAAAAACTCACGAAGTGGGTTCTTTTCGATGTAACATCTGCGCTAAAGAAAACTCTAACGCTTTGGCCCTGAAGAGTCATCTCCGGAGCCACACTTACCAGAAAAAATACTCTTGTGCCGAATGTGGGAAAGCTTTTCGTCTGGCAACACAGCTGACCACACACCAGCGGGTCCATCTTGCCAGGCGAGTAAAGGACAAGTCATACCGGACGGTAGACATGGAATATCCCACAGATGAAATTGAAAATGATCCAAGTGAGCCGTCAGGCAGCGGCCGGACTTCTACAGAAAATAGCCCGGCTGACGAGGAGATGGACGCCGTTTATAATCCCCAATTTGAGACGTCCGATGGTGCAGCAACTCGACCGTATAGATGTGATTTGTGTGACAAGTCCTACATACACCATCGAAGCCTGACCAACCATAAAAAGACTCACCAAGTAGGAATGTTTGAGTGCACCGTGTGTTTCAAGCTGTTCAACAACATGGCTGCCCTCTACAGCCACCAGAGAACTCACAAGACAAGAAGCGGGGCAGACCCCGATTCAATGGGTGGGTCCTACACGAGCACACCCCTCGACCAGTTTTCACCTCAGAGCCACGAGGCTCCTGTAAATTTTTGCCATTTGTGTCAGGTACTATTCCCCAATGATGAAGAGTTCCAAGAACACATCCAAATGCATAACTCTTCATCTCTGTCGTTCGGTCTTCATGATACCTTGTCAGAGAGCCACAATAGATCATATGACAACAGTATTGCTTCGCCTGAGTCAAATTTTTATGCATCTCCACTAAATAATATTCCCTCCGTATCATCAATAGATAACCACGGCTTTGATCAGCGACAGGAGCTGATTAGAAGTAACGGGCAGGTGTACTCTGACTGCACCGATAACGAAACGCCTCCCTTCAATAGCACTCAGGGAGAACCCCCTATCATAGACACAAGCATTCTCAATCCTGCCCTGATGCAAAACTCTGACGATGCACTTGAAACGGAAGAGACTTCAAATGAAGATTCTCATGAGCGTCCTTTCAGGTGTCGAGTCTGCGGTAAAAGCTACCGGCACTCCGGGAGCCTCATCAACCACAAAAGGTCACATCAGGTCGGCATTTACCAATGTTCCATCTGCAGAAAGAGCTATCCTCATCTAGCGGCCCTAAAAAGTCATCTCCGTCTCCACAAAGCTCAGTCGGCATCTGTTGgtctcaccgctgagggggactGGCTCTCCTCGGAGCCGCTGACCCACGACAGCCAACAGGGCTGCTTCTCCTCtcaagacgaggaggaggatggcgCTACTACCGTTCTTGGTATGAATCCGGGGAACGGAGTTGACCGCAGCAATGGTGCTTTGTACCGTGAGCCGTTTAAACAGGACTTTTCCCAGGACGTCATGCATCTACCTCACAACGAACACCCAATGCAGAGGcacatgtgtgcagactgtgGGGAGATATTCGCAGATATCGCAGGGATTAAGTCTCACAGTTGCCcactgctgcagcagcgacacagCACTACTAGCAGTGACTATGACAGTAATCTGAATTTCCAGGAGAGTAATGGTCACCGCTTTATCGGAAACCCAGGGAGTAATGTTGAGTTCCATGGTCTAAATGGTAGCCACGACCAAAGTTACTTTGAACAGAACTTCCATGACAATATGAGCATTGATCAGCTGAATGAGGGTGGtgatgctgaggaggaggaggcagcagatgatgacgatgatggaGATCTTTATCAATGCTCTATATGTAGGAACAACTACACGAGCATGCGGGCTCTCAGGGGCCATCTCCGAGGTCACACACAGTCCCATGGTACTCCCGTGAGCTCAGGGCCTTCCTCCATGTCCTCCCACGAAGAAATGAAAGACGTTGAGCCTGGAGAGATGATGATCTGTAGCACGTGTGGAGAAAGCTTTGCAAATAGGCAAGACATGATCATCCATCAGGTCCTTCACAAAAAGGACCAGGTAGATgatgtaaatcatataaacacgaGCGACGGTGGTGTATCTGTAGGAAAAGAGGAAGCTCCGAGTATCATCTGTGGCAGCTGTGGCATCTTCTGCACCAGCTACCATCATCTTGAAAACCATGGTTGCACAGCTGAGAGGACGGTTGAGTCGACACATCGTGAGGAGGGAATGAAAACAAACGATGGTGCCGGCCACGAGGACGCGAGTAACTCAAACAAAACTTTGGATCGTCAGTACAAATGTGATCAGTGTGGCCGTTCGTACAGACACGCCGGCTCCCTCCTCAACCACAAAAAGTCCCACAAAACGGGTGTATTCAGATGCCTCATCTGCCAGAAGCGCTTCTACAACCTGTTGGCCCTCAAAAACCATCAGCGGTCCCACTTTGATATTAAGAG GCACACTTGTCATGAGTGTGGGAAAGCCTTCAAAATTCAGAAGCAGCTCTTGAATCACCTGAGGAGGCACAAAGAGAACCAAGCCAAGATCCAGGATCTCAACGACCAGATCCAGGCCCTCATGCAGATGAACGGGACCAAGCCAGATGTAGGAATGCAGTCGGTAACTTCAAATGCCAGACAGGCTTTGTCCTCCTCTCGACGCTGCAAGCAGCCACGGGGAGCCAGGAGAGGGCAAGCAAGGTGCGAGACCGCAGTCAAATCAGAGGACACTGGAGACCCGCGGCCTTTTGCCTGTGACCAGTGCGGACGAACATACCGCCACGCGGGAAGTCTGGTCAACCACAGGAACTCTCATAAAACGGGCGAATACTACTGTTCTGTTTGTAACAACACTTACTCCAATCAACTTGCAATGAAGAACCACCTGCGCACCCACTTTGCGTATAAAAAGCACTCCTGTCAAAACTGCAGAAAGGGCTTCAGGGGAAAGAAGCAGCTGTTGGCCCACGTGTGTGGAGACCTCCGAAGAGTTGGGACCAGAAGCAGGCGGGGCCCGAAATCCAGAGCCCTTAAATGCAACCAATGCAAGCAGGCCTTTCTCTCCGCTGACCTCCTGACAGCGCACACCTGTGATGGACATTCAGGCAGCGGTGATGCGCAAACAGACGTGGCTGCAGATAAAGAGGAGCGGCCGTTCACGTGCAGCATATGCGATCGCAGCTACCGTCACGCCGGCTCGCTCCTGAACCACAAAAACACCCACAAGACGGGAAGCTTCAGCTGCTCCTTCTGCTCGAAGCCTTTCACCAACCCCATGGCGCTGCGCAATCACACGCGCatccacacacagaagaaaaagtACGCGTGTCTCACGTGTGGAAAGGCCTTCCGCCTCGCCAGTATCCTGCACAACCACCAGAGGGTCCACAGTCGGGTCGCGAGTCAATTCAGCTGCCCCGCGTGTGACAAGAGCTTCCAGGGCAGGTCGGGCCTGAAGAGGCACCGATGCCGCAGAGGCCAGGAGAACTCCCCGAGGGCTGGAGTCCAGCAGTCCGAGAGGGGGGACAAGTGCTTCAT GTGTGACCTGTGTGGGCGTTCCTACCGCCACGCCGGCTCTCTCCTCAACCATAAAAAGACACACTCCGAAAACCTCCACCACTGCACCTTGTGTCTCCAGACCTTTCCCGATCCTCTCACTCTGCAGATACACTCCATGATGAGGCGTCACTGCTGCCCCGAGTGCGGCAAGACCTTCTGCCTGGTGGCACACCTGCAGAGCCACATGGAGGTGCACTCTAAGGACCAGTCGGTGGTCTGCAGCCCTTGCCAGCAGAGCTTTCCCAACGCAGCGAGCTACCAGCAGCACCAGGACACGCGGCACGGGGATCAGGACTCCTTTCAACCAGGCGCGGCTGAAGCCGAGGGCGTCGACGTTTGCTGGGACTCGAGAAGAATGAATCCGACCCTGGGGATCGACGAGATGCGCGAGCAGGCCCCGCCGCCTCTGTCCCACGTTCCGGGACGCGTCACCAATTCCCAGACGAGCAACGAGGCCTCCGGCGCGGAGGAGAAGAGCCACGCGTGCGAGCACTGCGGCCGCACTTACCGCCACGCCGGCTCCCTCCTCAACCACAAGAACAGCCACAAGACGggctccttcttctgctccgtCTGCCAGAAAGAGTTCACCAACCTGATGGCCCTCAAAAACCACCGGCGGATTCACACGGAGCCCAAGCGCTACCAGTGTCTGGAGTGCGGGAAGGCGTTCCGCGTGTCCACGCAGCTCATATGCCACCGACGGATCCACACCAAAGAGAAGCCGTTCGCCTGCCCGCTGTGCGACAAGAGCTTTTCCAGCAAGTCCAACCTGCGGCACCACCAGAAGATGCACCAGAACAGCCAGAACTACGACTCCTCTTTCAGCACCATGGATGCCGACTCCTTCATGGACCTCGACATGGGGTCTTTTCTCTAA
- the LOC120819046 gene encoding protein kinase C and casein kinase II substrate protein 3 isoform X1, which yields MASLPKEPPEDAKKQSFWMPGNYVRTVHRTEKSFQACNDIVACFTERAKVEKQYAQQLSQWSSKWKSIVDSRPLYGSLMRAWQCFFTSTERLSALHSSISQSLMVEEGGRVKTWQKEIFPKKILCGFRESHNNKTSFSRAQKPWSQKLMKLETARVAYHKSCQREQAALDKEKQANENTELSPEKKQKVTEAREKITEEKEKIVLVLRLQIRGRYEKLLEDATSYTPRYMEEMEAIFDEAQEEERKRISFLKQAFLSIHRHLDVTNDESVKAVYSELHHTLMSINEEDDLKWWKNNHGPGMPTDWPKIAEWVPPIKKLNRKKREQKQKRENRPVMIGGVKVRAMYDYVGEEGDELSFKAGEVFLKVEEEDDQGWCRGVLSGGKEGFYPANYVEVVE from the exons ATGGCGAGCCTTCCCAAAGAGCCGCCGGAGGATGCCAAGAAACAGAGCTTCTGGATG CCGGGGAACTACGTGCGCACGGTGCACCGAACCGAGAAGTCCTTCCAGGCCTGCAACGACATCGTGGCCTGTTTCACGGAGAGAGCGAAGGTGGAGAAGCAGTACGCCCAGCAGCTCAGCCAGTGGAGCAGCAAGTGGAAGTCCATAGTGGATTCCC GGCCACTTTACGGCTCGCTCATGAGGGCGTGGCAGTGCTTCTTCACCTCCACCGAGCGCCTGTCCGCCCTCCACTCCTCCATCTCCCAGTCCCTCATGGTGGAGGAAGGCGGCCGCGTTAAAACCTGGCAGAAGGAGATCTTTCCAAAGAAGATCTTGTGTGGCTTCAGGGAGAGCCACAACAACAAGACGAGTTTCTCCCGTGCGCAGAAGCCCTGGTCCCAAAAGCTGATGAAG CTGGAGACGGCCCGTGTCGCATATCACAAGTCCTGCCAGAGGGAGCAGGCAGCGCTCGACAAAGAAAAGCAAGCAAACGAAAACACTGAGTTGAGTCCGGAGAAAaagcagaaagtcacggaggCCAGAGAGAAGATCacggaagagaaggaaaag ATTGTTCTTGTGCTCCGGCTGCAGATCAGAGGCCGCTATGAGAAGCTCCTGGAGGATGCGACTTCCTACACCCCTCGCTacatggaggagatggaagCCATTTTTGACGAGgcgcaggaagaggagaggaagaggatcaGCTTTCTGAAGCAggccttcctctccatccaccGGCATCTTGACGTCACCAACGACGAGAG TGTGAAGGCGGTGTACAGTGAGCTCCACCACACGCTGATGTCCATCAACGAGGAAGACGACCTGAAGTGGTGGAAGAACAACCACGGTCCCGGCATGCCCACCGACTGGCCAAAGATCGCT GAATGGGTCCCgccaataaaaaaactaaacagaaagaaaagagaacagaaacaaaaaagagaaaatcgtCC TGTGATGATCGGGGGCGTGAAGGTGCGAGCGATGTATGACTACGTGGGCGAGGAGGGCGATGAGCTGTCCTTCAAAGCAG GAGAAGTGTtcctgaaggtggaggaggaggacgaccaGGGGTGGTGTCGAGGAGTCctcagcggaggaaaagaaggcTTCTACCCAGCGAATTACGTCGAAGTTGTAGAGTGA
- the LOC120819040 gene encoding circularly permutated Ras protein 1 has translation MEFACGFVYVPPSVTQRDANRSNPTKLSALLPVNRWRPRHPPPPLPTKSAEAKAPTKSQFYVTVAENPDKAVVKKALLPPHMKNRSPPSSRFTHNLPDETDLKERPSDPSYSYATPEGLRVDMKRLEVSAPFWEPEYLTLLSGPSSDASLASPSAGKEPLPGNPNVLLVSLQKLLSEETGQTTQGEPTFCSTCGAVTDPCYDNVINDCYFCQPSTPSTPRCPQDVLYLLRPDEEALCAADGLLLFCIDTSGSMSTTSQVTEGGQVVHKTRLQFVLEAVLRCVQRLSEQQPDIRLGLVTFNSQVTMHGNENFASQSLSSAELNNCDFLREEAAGFPTPPPLSQNKDYFQRQVMGLRHGGTTALGPAALLTIEIASRQPGSKVILCTDGKANTELGDLELEDNDARTLLSSTIFYQDLGDYAASRGVTVSVLSIEGTDCRLDELGRLSERTGGTVVVASPKRLHSEFEEIIENRMIATHCTVTLLLPRSLHVRGEKEAGPKGTREVGNVDPDTEITFQFGAREQDAAAPAVGNRVFIQLQIRYRQRKGQTMLRVITTSRDVTDDSSAALSTLSLAIIQLNSSQASAALAVRGRLLDARKEGEVQRKLIEKAMEHNHSAEDHQYQEWIKTMEPIYGQKDDITRTECDVLESQAVTDAGAALFYTMMRSNRKTISLKDKQKL, from the exons ATGGAGTTTGCCTGTGGATTCGTGTACGTGCCGCCGTCGGTGACCCAGCGGGACGCCAACCGATCGAATCCCACCAAGCTCTCAG CTCTTCTTCCCGTTAACCGGTGGCGTCCTCgccatcctccccctccccttccaacGAAGTCTGCAGAAGCCAAAGCACCAACGAAGAGTCAATTTTATGTGACTGTGGCTGAAAATCCTGATAAAGCGGTGGTAAAAAAAG CGCTCCTGCCGCCGCACATGAAAAACCGGTCCCCTCCCTCCAGCCGCTTTACCCACAACCTCCCGGACGAGACCGATTTAAAAGAACGACCTTCAGACCCGAGCTACTCGTACGCCACGCCGGAAGGCCTTCGGGTCGACATGAAGCGGCTGGAGGTGTCGG CTCCATTTTGGGAGCCAGAATACCTGACGCTGTTGTCTGGACCGTCCTCGGACGCATCCCTCGCCTCGCCGTCTGCTG GTAAGGAGCCGCTGCCCGGGAATCCAAACGTGCTGCTCGTCAGTTTGCAAAAATTACTCTCAGAGGAAACGG GTCAGACCACACAGGGGGAACCCACCTTCTGCTCCACATGCGGCGCCGTGACGGACCCCTGCTATGACAATGTG ATCAATGACTGTTACTTCTGCCAGCCCAGCACTCCCAGCACGCCACGGTGTCCCCAGGACGTCCTCTATCTGCTGCGTCCCGACGAAGAGGCCCTGTGCGCCGCCGACGGTCTGCTGCTCTTCTGCATCGACACCTCGGGCTCCATGAGCACCACCTCTCAG gtCACGGAGGGAGGACAGGTCGTACACAAAACCCGCCTCCAg TTTGTTCTGGAGGCCGTGTTGCGGTGCGTTCAGAGACTGAGCGAGCAGCAGCCGGACATCCGACTGGGACTCGTCACCTTCAACAGTCAG GTGACAATGCATGGAAATGAGAACTTCGCGTCTCAGTCTCTGAGCAGTGCCGAGTTAAATAACTGCGACTTTCTGAGAGAGGAGGCGGCCGGTTTCCCGACTCCACCTCCGCTCTCCCAGAACAAGGATTACTTCCAGAGACAAGTCATGGG ATTACGTCACGGTGGCACCACAGCGCTCGGTCCTGCTGCGCTCCTGACGATTGAGATCGCCTCCAGACAGCCAGGGTCCAAG GTCATTCTCTGTACAGATGGAAAGGCCAACACAGAGTTGGGTGATCTGGAGCTAGAGGACAATGACGCTCGcacgctcctctcctccaccatatTCTACCAGGACCTGGGGGACTATGCCGCCAGTCGAGG TGTGACGGTGTCCGTGCTGTCCATAGAGGGGACAGACTGCCGGCTGGACGAGCTGGGAAGACTCTCTGAGCGCACTGGAGGGACA GTGGTGGTAGCAAGTCCCAAGAGGTTGCACTCCGAGTTTGAAGAGATCATCGAGAACAGGATGATAGCCACGCATTGCACCGTCACGTTGCTGCTGCCCCGATCACT GCAcgtgagaggagagaaggaggccgGGCCCAAAGGGACCAGAGAGGTGGGGAACGTGGACCCGGACACAGAGATCACCTTCCAGTTTGGTGCCCGGGAGCAGGACGCCGCCG CGCCGGCTGTTGGGAACCGTGTCTTCATCCAGCTGCAGATCCGCTACAGGCAGAGGAAGGGACAGACGATGCTCCGGGTGATCACCACAAGCCGAGATGTTACCGACGACAG CTCGGCGGCCCTGTCCACGCTCTCCCTCGCCATCATTCAGCTCAACTCCTCACAGGCCAGCGCCGCCCTCGCCGTCAGAGGCCGCCTCCTCGACgccaggaaggaaggagaggtgCAGAGGAAGCTGATCGAGAAGGCAAT GGAGCACAATCACAGTGCAGAGGACCACCAATACCAGGAATGGATTAAAACCATGGAGCCAATATACGGACAGAAAGATGACATCACCAGA ACAGAATGTGACGTTTTAGAGTCGCAG GCCGTCACAGACGCCGGCGCCGCTCTGTTCTACACGATGATGCGCAGCAACAGGAAGACCATCTCGCTGAAGGACAAACAGAAACTGTGA
- the znf668 gene encoding zinc finger protein 668 has translation MMASPQPGAPAAPDQESQREEEVPPKKRGRGRPPKAKPSFKCPACTEAFGNLSALRSHKLSAHAKEGPQQQQPPQQHHPCSQCTKTFSSKAQLSKHERTHSAQRPFQCPDCHKAYKTPTELRNHSRSHTGEKPFVCTECGKAFMQAICLRIHMTQHSGERPFSCRQCSKSYPTLSKLKVHMRSHTGEKPYFCAECGKSFADPSVFRKHRRNHQGHRPYACDECGKTYTELKDLKNHERSHTGEKPYLCSDCGKAFSRSSSLACHQRIHSQKKPYQCEQCGKGFTQLSSYQSHLRTHSGEKPFLCPQCGKMFSDPSSFRRHQRAHQGFKPYPCDKCSKRFRQPADLAVHERVHSGERPYKCQSCDKAFVASWDLRRHMLVHTGLRPFSCTECDKSFAERSSLNKHRRVHSGERPFKCEECLKSFVVSSSLRKHERTHLAEQQQQQQQQQEEEAEAGSAFPTDTTLPQFSCTHCDATFGSWDEVQSHESLHAVDSAPPAAAAKVAPGSHVCESCRAEFERPADLREHEKQHPKPRPHVCGSCSRGFLNKSGLRKHQRIHSSTKPHSCPRCGKAFLFAAYLRKHLRTHADAAEPAERLSDLNIIHTDPLPSPPPTGEATPPAGAPPPPAAPAAVPVMGYQTVPEYLVKDEGL, from the coding sequence ATGATGGCCTCTCCTCAGCCCGGCGCCCCCGCTGCACCGGACCAAGAGAGCCAGCGAGAGGAAGAGGTGCCTCCAAAGAAACGTGGCAGAGGCAGGCCTCCGAAAGCCAAACCGTCCTTCAAATGCCCCGCGTGCACGGAGGCTTTCGGGAACCTGTCGGCACTGAGGAGCCACAAGCTGTCAGCGCACGCGAAGGAAggtccgcagcagcagcagccgccgcagcagcaCCACCCGTGTTCCCAGTGCACTAAAACATTCTCCAGCAAGGCTCAACTCTCAAAGCACGAGCGCACCCACTCGGCCCAGCGCCCCTTCCAGTGTCCCGACTGTCACAAGGCCTACAAGACCCCCACAGAGCTGCGCAACCACAGCCGCTCTCACACCGGGGAGAAACCCTTCGTGTGCACAGAGTGCGGCAAGGCCTTCATGCAGGCGATATGCCTGAGGATCCACATGACGCAGCACAGCGGAGAGCGGCCGTTCTCTTGCCGCCAGTGCTCCAAGAGCTACCCGACCCTGTCCAAGCTGAAGGTGCACATGCGCTCTCACACCGGAGAAAAGCCTTACTTCTGTGCCGAGTGCGGCAAGAGTTTCGCCGATCCTTCGGTGTTTCGGAAGCACAGGAGGAACCACCAAGGCCACCGGCCGTACGCCTGCGACGAGTGCGGCAAGACGTACACAGAGCTGAAGGATCTTAAAAACCACGAGCGCTCCCACACCGGAGAAAAGCCCTACCTGTGCTCCGACTGCGGCAAGGCTTTCTCCCGCTCCTCGTCCCTCGCCTGCCACCAGCGCATCCACTCCCAGAAGAAGCCCTATCAGTGCGAGCAGTGCGGTAAAGGCTTCACCCAGCTCTCCTCCTACCAGTCCCACCTGCGCACCCACTCCGGGGAGAAGCCGTTCCTCTGCCCGCAGTGCGGCAAGATGTTCTCCGACCCCTCCAGCTTCCGCCGCCACCAGCGAGCCCACCAAGGCTTCAAGCCGTACCCCTGCGACAAGTGCTCCAAGAGGTTCCGGCAGCCCGCCGACCTGGCCGTGCACGAGCGCGTTCACTCCGGGGAGCGGCCTTACAAATGCCAGAGCTGCGACAAAGCCTTCGTGGCGTCCTGGGACCTGCGGCGCCACATGCTGGTCCACACGGGCCTCAGGCCCTTCTCCTGCACCGAGTGCGACAAGTCGTTCGCCGAGCGCTCCAGCCTCAACAAGCACCGGCGCGTGCACTCCGGGGAGCGGCCTTTCAAGTGCGAGGAGTGCCTGAAGTCGTTCGTGGTGTCCTCAAGCCTGCGCAAACATGAGAGGACTCACCTGgctgagcaacaacaacaacaacaacaacaacaggaggaggaggcagaagcCGGGTCGGCCTTCCCCACAGACACGACTCTCCCTCAGTTCTCCTGCACCCACTGCGACGCCACGTTCGGGAGCTGGGATGAAGTGCAGTCGCACGAGAGCCTTCACGCGGTCGACTCCGCCCccccggccgccgccgccaaggTCGCGCCCGGCTCGCACGTCTGCGAGAGCTGCCGGGCGGAGTTCGAGCGGCCGGCGGACCTGCGGGAGCACGAGAAGCAGCACCCCAAGCCGAGGCCGCACGTCTgcggcagctgcagcagaggctTCCTCAACAAATCGGGGCTGCGTAAGCACCAGAGGATCCACTCGTCCACCAAGCCGCACAGCTGCCCTCGCTGCGGCAAGGCCTTCCTGTTCGCCGCCTACCTCCGCAAGCACCTGCGGACGCACGCCGACGCGGCCGAGCCCGCCGAGCGGCTCAGCGACCTGAACATCATACACACCGACCCGCTGCCGTCTCCTCCGCCCACCGGCGAGGCGACGCCGCCCGCCGGCGCTCCGCCACCCCCGGCGGCTCCAGCGGCCGTGCCCGTGATGGGGTATCAGACTGTGCCGGAGTACCTGGTCAAAGACGAGGGGCTTTGA